TTTCTGAATGTAAGCACCTTTCTGACGTATATATACCATATAAACTTTCCGTATAAACCAGACCGCTGACTAAAAAATTGCAACGACTCCAATCCGTGTGCAGACCATTGTATTGATGTATACTAGGAGAAGCTTTTTCAGAAAGTACAGTAGTACCAAGTGCAAAGCGAGATGCTTCTTCGTGTGCACAGCATAACAGCTTTTCCGCTGTGGacgtagcaaaaaaaaaaaaaagaaagaaaaaccgCAAAGTCAAGTAAACTTCATCACCACAACAAAAACGAGGCCCACCCGCACCCACTCGCCCCCGACCCGCATTTTATTTTctcctcgtctcctctcctctcctcctatcCTCCGCCGCACGCGCACGCACACGCACACCTACgcatcgccgcctcctcctcttcctcccactCCGCGGAAGCGCGTAACCACCACCTCGTTCGTTCTTATCTCCAAAGCCGAAGACCCACCGAGCCGATCCCGACGCTTCCCCCATGGCTCCTccgctcctcccccgcggcgcggccctcctcctcctcctccgctccgccgcccgacggccggcggcggcgtcctcccgCGGCTTCCTGTCGAGCGCTGCGGCGGGAGGCCGCGAGGGggcgctggccgccgccgcggtggcggtggtggggtCCGGCCTGGGTCTGTGGCTGGTGCCCCCCTCGCTCGcggactccggcgaggcggtggccgaCGCCCCGGCGGTACAGATCTCGGtaggctccggctccggcgcggTAGGCGCCGTGGAGGAGCGAGGCCGGAAGAGGAGGTTCCTCCTCGGAGGTGAGCTTCGCTTTTGCTTCTTATCCCCCCTCCGCGATTTGCTTCCCGCTTCACGATTGATCTCGCGATTGTTCTCATGGAGTGCGTCCGATCGGtttgcgcgtcgccgccgccgccgccgttgtcccgTGATGCTTGTTTCCTTTACTTCTCTACTAAGCTTTACGGACGCTTTGTCATGTTCTCTGATTTCTCTCCCGTAAACAGTTTGCGTCCGTAGCGTCGCTGCTACTTTTCCGATCGTCTTTTTAGCACTTTAATTGCTGGGATGAGCTGGTGGTGATCTGCGATCCGTACGACGATTTCTTTGCTGCGCTGATCTATCTGCAGATAAGCGATAAGTGACAAACATCCGAAGAGAAAATCCAAACTAGATGATGCGGCCGTTTGTAGTGTTAGGAAAGTCTTTGGCGCTTTCTGCTTCTGTCTGAGTGCGTTAATGCTTCTCACTACCATTATATTTGCGCGTTGAACTCAACTGCTCAGTGAAGTTGTAGAATGGTTTAATGATTTTAATTGCTTTTCTTCCACAGACTCGTTCCGCAGAAGGGTGTTCTTCAATTACGAGAAACGGATACGGCTGCTCAGCCCTCCTGAAAAGGTAATTAATTTGGTTCATTAAGTGTAAAACCCGCTTAATTTGTGTTGGTCGGCTTGTGGTATCCTAATTCAGGTGTTTCTGCGAGTAGATCTTTGAATATTTCGCGTCTGTGCGGAACCCGGAAGGGGAAGTATTCATGTTGCCTGCTGACTTGATGAGAGCAGTAGTTCCTGTTTTCCCTCCATCGGAGTCGAACATAGTTCGGGAGGGAAGATTAAGGGGGGAACGCAATCCTGGAGAGTTGCACTGTGCTCCATCGGAGTTCTTCATGCTGTTTGACACAAACGGTGATAGGCTCATCTCCTTTGCCGAGTAAGTGTATTTTATCCACACTAGGTGTAATACTTAAATCACTTGAGTGTTTTCAGAATGTTTCAATTAAAGGGTTTTAACTTTTTCCTAAATACTGCCGCTGGGATCTTTGCATGATTCCCTTTGAGACTTATAGATGAAGATCCCTTGGGTCAATATCATAAATATTTGCACCCTATTTTATCATTGGCTTAGGTTCAATTTCTAAGTAGGCTTGATGCTGATTATGCTTATGGTGGTTTTCTAGGTACATCTTTTTTGTGACATTGCTCAGCATCCCTGAGTCAAGTTTCAGTGCGGccttcaaaatgtttgacgttgACCACAGCGGGTGAGTTCTATTTCTACTATCGCACTTGTTCTAGCAACATGTCTTGCTGTCAGAATGATATGCATCTGCTCGGTACCTCATATTGCCCTGTTTCTAGTATTACTAGTCTTGGTCTAGTAATATGACCCTGCTGCTAGAATGATGATATGCATCTGCCATATAACTGTTCTTTAATTAATAAACCTGATATGTTTGCATGTTTAACAACATCACCACATCTGTTAGTTAATGGTAAAAACAATAGGTTACTGTATATACCATTTTTGGTGGTTTAGTTCagcattccttttcttttcatgtgTACACCTTTTATTACTGAAGCTGCTAAAGGTATGTTTCCTTTTGTGCTCTTGGATTTGTGCATAAACAAGGACACGTTTAAATATTGCCTTTGTTTGTGCTATATTGTTGTTTACCTGTGACCATTCGCATGCAGTTAATTTCTCTTCTCGTCCAGAAAAGACCAGCTCTTTATGAGCATCTGACTTGTTAGTTGATGGTAAAAGAAGGGTATGAACAAATTTTGGCCAGCTTATTCTCTGTTATTTTGTTGTCCTTATCTGTTACTTGTCATTTTCAGGGAGATAGACAAAGAAGAGTTCAAGAAAGTAATGGCACTGATGCGATCCTATAACAGACAAGGAGCCAACCATAGAGATGGCTTACGTACTGGACTAAAAGTTGGTCAGCCTGTGGAAAATGGTGGAGTGGTTGAATACTTCTTTGGTAATGATGGGAACGAACCTCTACACTATGACAAGTTTACAAATTTTTTGAAAGGATTGCATGACGAGGTGATTCATTTCTTCTGTTCTTCAATTTCTGTAAGAATTTAGTCCAATGACTTGTCATGAATACCCATTCTAATAACTGTCTTACGACTCAATTAAACTGAGAGTCTGAGACCGTATTTGCATTGTGAAATGTATAACACACATCTCCATATGTTTTACATGTTTCTGAACTAAAAACACCTAACTTTATCATATATGACCAAAGGTTCCAACGTAGCATATTGTGTCTGCGTGCCCTCATCGTCTCTATACTTGCTGAAACTTTGTATCCTCATTCCTTTTGGTAGGAATATATCACTATATCAGTAAGCTAGCTAGTGGTACATACTACATACTGATGTTATTGATCAACGTACATAAAAGAACAAAAGAATCTGTACAATTATTTGTTAGTAGATGTTTCCTATGCGCAATTCTGAATCTCTCTTAATCCATTCACCTGCAGATCATTCGTCTGGAATTCAGTCACTATGACGTCAAGTCATCTAATACTATCCCAGCAAAGGATTTCGCATTATCCATGGTTGCTTCTGCTGACATGAATCACATCAACAAGCTACTTGATAGAGTTGATAATTTAGGCAATGATCCTGATCTCAAAGGAGTGCGCATCACCTTCGAGGTTTGACTTTTGCATGATCCCAAGCTGTACTTTTCTTTAAAATTCTTTTTCCTTGTTTGATCCTTAGTTCATTGCTGATATTCCTTGGGGTCTTTAGGAGTTTAAATCCTTTGCTGATTTGCGACGAAGATTGGAGCCACTGGCGATGGCTATCTTTACTTATGGGAAAGTAAATGGGCTGTTGACAAAGCAGGATCTCAAGCGTGCAGCGCACCATGTAAGTTTGGCTACTAAGTTCATCGTACTTAAATTCGATATCTCCAAGCAAAAGAATTGATTTTGAGGCTTTTCTTGATCAAATAAATGGTCTCCATGGTTTTTTTGTTATCTTAATGCTCACTTACTAAACTGATAACTCCTGCTGCTCAATACTTGATTACTATCACCATTGTGCATCCACTAAGCGATTCCATTCCCTTTTTGGTTTGTGATGTAGGTTTGTGGTGTTGACTTAACTGACAGAGTAGTTGACATCATTTTCCATGTGTTTGATACAAATCATGATGGGAACTTGAGCTCGGAGGAATTTGTGAGAGCATTACAAAGACGAGAAACTGATGTTCGTCAGCCAGCGACACCAGGCTCTATGGGGCTGTTGTCTTACTGGCTAAACTTCAACAAGTGTTCTTCGCTTACACAGATGCTGCTCAAGTAGATTGTTTTGATCCT
This window of the Oryza sativa Japonica Group chromosome 4, ASM3414082v1 genome carries:
- the LOC4336319 gene encoding calcium uptake protein, mitochondrial, which gives rise to MAPPLLPRGAALLLLLRSAARRPAAASSRGFLSSAAAGGREGALAAAAVAVVGSGLGLWLVPPSLADSGEAVADAPAVQISVGSGSGAVGAVEERGRKRRFLLGDSFRRRVFFNYEKRIRLLSPPEKIFEYFASVRNPEGEVFMLPADLMRAVVPVFPPSESNIVREGRLRGERNPGELHCAPSEFFMLFDTNGDRLISFAEYIFFVTLLSIPESSFSAAFKMFDVDHSGEIDKEEFKKVMALMRSYNRQGANHRDGLRTGLKVGQPVENGGVVEYFFGNDGNEPLHYDKFTNFLKGLHDEIIRLEFSHYDVKSSNTIPAKDFALSMVASADMNHINKLLDRVDNLGNDPDLKGVRITFEEFKSFADLRRRLEPLAMAIFTYGKVNGLLTKQDLKRAAHHVCGVDLTDRVVDIIFHVFDTNHDGNLSSEEFVRALQRRETDVRQPATPGSMGLLSYWLNFNKCSSLTQMLLK